One window of Jannaschia sp. CCS1 genomic DNA carries:
- a CDS encoding anthranilate synthase component II, whose product MLLLIDNYDSFTYNLVHYLGELGADIRVVRNDKISVQDAMASGALGIVLSPGPGYPADAGICLPLTKACAGAGMPLMGVCLGHQTIGEAFGGKIVQHAEIVHGKLGAMKHEGQGVFAGLPSPLNATRYHSLVVDRATLPDALDITAELDDGTIMGLRHKDLPIEGVQFHPESIRSEHGHAMLRNFLNKTDEKVPA is encoded by the coding sequence ATGCTACTCCTGATCGATAATTACGACAGTTTCACCTACAACCTTGTCCATTATCTGGGGGAGCTTGGGGCCGACATCCGCGTGGTCCGCAACGACAAGATCAGCGTGCAGGATGCGATGGCATCGGGCGCATTGGGGATCGTGCTGAGCCCTGGGCCAGGCTATCCGGCGGATGCGGGGATTTGCCTTCCCCTGACCAAGGCCTGTGCGGGCGCGGGGATGCCATTGATGGGCGTGTGTCTGGGTCATCAGACGATTGGAGAGGCGTTTGGCGGCAAGATCGTGCAGCATGCCGAGATCGTGCATGGCAAGCTCGGGGCGATGAAACACGAGGGTCAGGGCGTCTTTGCAGGCCTGCCGTCCCCCCTGAACGCAACACGCTACCACTCCCTCGTAGTGGACCGGGCAACCCTGCCCGATGCGCTGGACATCACAGCCGAGTTAGACGACGGCACCATCATGGGCCTGCGCCACAAGGACTTGCCGATCGAGGGCGTGCAATTCCACCCCGAAAGCATCCGGTCCGAGCATGGCCACGCGATGTTAAGAAATTTCCTGAATAAGACCGACGAGAAAGTGCCCGCATGA